Proteins from a genomic interval of Sugiyamaella lignohabitans strain CBS 10342 chromosome C, complete sequence:
- the TIP41 gene encoding Tip41p (Protein that interacts with Tap42p, which regulates PP2A; component of the TOR (target of rapamycin) signaling pathway; protein abundance increases in response to DNA replication stress; GO_component: GO:0005737 - cytoplasm [Evidence IEA,IEA]; GO_component: GO:0005737 - cytoplasm [Evidence IDA] [PMID 11914276]; GO_component: GO:0005737 - cytoplasm [Evidence IDA] [PMID 14562095]; GO_component: GO:0005634 - nucleus [Evidence IEA,IEA]; GO_component: GO:0005634 - nucleus [Evidence IDA] [PMID 14562095]; GO_function: GO:0003674 - molecular_function [Evidence ND]; GO_process: GO:0009968 - negative regulation of signal transduction [Evidence IEA]; GO_process: GO:0007165 - signal transduction [Evidence IMP,IPI] [PMID 11741537]): MDHITDKENRQGVPVFQTPRNGFAVPSPSQTTRVWTSPDNEWKVTTVKKPILNSSEIDAATEKLGIPIPEMIFGNNQVKIENVPSGLCICFSALDALDLVDKTGSRDGLVKVAYAKEWMDSREKSPHINDDVKGIVKPFDWTYTSAYKGDTTVKGVLADPWVEDKDVILPMELLSRPDPILFFDDVCLYEDELGDNGIANFSVKIRVMPERLLLLSRLFIRVDDVLFRVRDTRIFVEFSQGVLVREYKAHEETYDKVKKRVPIGSQDYSQNLRDSNWVVKNIACSKTVHEIIELRK, translated from the coding sequence ATGGACCATATAACAGATAAAGAGAACAGGCAAGGAGTGCCTGTCTTCCAGACACCAAGGAATGGCTTTGCAGTACCAAGCCCCTCACAGACTACTAGAGTGTGGACAAGTCCCGACAACGAGTGGAAGGTCACTACAGTGAAGAAACCAATTCTTAATTCATCTGAAATAGACGCTGCTACAGAGAAACTCGGAATTCCAATTCCAGAAATGATTTTTGGTAATAACCAAGTAAAGATAGAAAATGTTCCTAGTGGCCTTTGTATCTGTTTCAGCGCTTTAGATGCATTAGATCTGGTGGACAAGACGGGATCTCGAGATGGTTTGGTCAAAGTGGCGTATGCCAAAGAATGGATGGATTCACGAGAGAAGAGCCCTCATATAAACGACGATGTTAAGGGAATTGTCAAGCCATTCGACTGGACTTATACTAGTGCATATAAAGGAGACACAACGGTAAAAGGAGTTTTGGCCGACCCCTGGGTTGAGGATAAGGACGTGATATTGCCTATGGAATTGCTTTCGCGACCCGACccaattcttttttttgatgatgTGTGCTTGTATGAAGACGAGTTGGGTGATAATGGCATTGCAAATTTCTCAGTCAAAATAAGAGTCATGCCTGAAagattgttattattaagCAGACTGTTTATTCGTGTAGACGACGTGCTCTTTCGTGTGCGAGACACACGGATATTTGTGGAATTCAGCCAAGGAGTGCTGGTGAGGGAATATAAAGCGCACGAAGAGACCTATGACAAAGTCAAGAAGCGTGTTCCCATAGGGAGCCAAGACTATAGCCAGAATTTGCGGGACTCCAACTGGGTTGTCAAAAATATCGCATGCAGTAAAACGGTTCACGAGATAATTGAGTTACGAAAATAG
- the CBP3 gene encoding Cbp3p (Mitochondrial protein required for assembly of cytochrome bc1 complex; forms a complex with Cbp6p that binds to mt ribosomes near the polypeptide tunnel exit and promotes efficient translation of the COB mRNA; Cbp3p-Cbp6p complex also interacts with newly synthesized cytochrome b (Cobp) and Cbp4p to promote assembly of Cobp into the cytochrome bc1 complex; Cbp3p-Cbp6p complex is sequestered if assembly of Complex III is blocked, downregulating COB mRNA translation; GO_component: GO:0000329 - fungal-type vacuole membrane [Evidence IDA] [PMID 23509072]; GO_component: GO:0016021 - integral component of membrane [Evidence IEA]; GO_component: GO:0032592 - integral component of mitochondrial membrane [Evidence IDA] [PMID 11522252]; GO_component: GO:0016020 - membrane [Evidence IEA]; GO_component: GO:0031966 - mitochondrial membrane [Evidence IEA]; GO_component: GO:0005761 - mitochondrial ribosome [Evidence IDA] [PMID 21670217]; GO_component: GO:0005739 - mitochondrion [Evidence IEA]; GO_component: GO:0005739 - mitochondrion [Evidence IDA] [PMID 11522252]; GO_component: GO:0005739 - mitochondrion [Evidence IDA] [PMID 16823961]; GO_function: GO:0043022 - ribosome binding [Evidence IDA,IPI] [PMID 21670217]; GO_process: GO:0034551 - mitochondrial respiratory chain complex III assembly [Evidence IMP] [PMID 11522252]; GO_process: GO:0034551 - mitochondrial respiratory chain complex III assembly [Evidence IMP] [PMID 15759116]; GO_process: GO:0070131 - positive regulation of mitochondrial translation [Evidence IMP] [PMID 21670217]) → MAGVFVGSLRNAGRLAINNSISARSAGASLRAGVSTISSSHNGRFGIRGYSSTPAEDASKEKGADAVSEPATPTPVTTPPFIAKPGSLKDQILKQYQVVDSTYNVKLPAWQNMLGENLVKTFNLDMDRIRSGPVAGALFKDMCKAQAFYQKEGDKITMTPRAKFYYETLGMPQTFNQWYQVTLLHVWILFVRMRSMPRKYCREYQQKLVNSIFEDIDFRLREEIKINSDRMVNNYKKGFNDQLRGSIFAYDEGFYSDDTVLAGALWRNLFESKKDIDMTHIEQLVHYVRTQLYVLDRMSDLDFAAGRFQFIDPSLRYQPLTEGEDKEIKSIVESNRKESTDAASRSTLSKEGW, encoded by the coding sequence atGGCTGGCGTTTTTGTTGGCTCGTTAAGGAATGCTGGTAGGCTAGCgataaataatagcatTTCTGCTAGATCAGCAGGTGCAAGTTTAAGGGCCGGTGTGTCCACTATTTCTTCCAGCCACAACGGTCGATTCGGTATTCGTGGATATTCTTCGACTccagctgaagatgccaGTAAAGAGAAAGGAGCAGATGCCGTGAGTGAACCTGCTACTCCCACACCAGTCACAACACCACCGTTCATAGCGAAACCTGGAAGCCTTAAGGACCAAATTCTCAAACAATATCAAGTTGTGGATAGCACTTATAATGTGAAACTTCCTGCTTGGCAAAATATGCTAGGTGAGAATCTTGTCAAGACTTTTAATTTAGATATGGATCGTATTAGATCTGGCCCAGTTGCCGGTGCGCTATTTAAGGACATGTGCAAAGCTCAAGCGTTTTATCAGAAGGAAGGGGATAAAATTACAATGACACCCAGGGCCAAATTTTACTATGAGACATTAGGAATGCCTCAAACGTTTAATCAGTGGTATCAGGTTACTCTTCTTCACGTATGGATTTTATTTGTTCGTATGAGAAGTATGCCTCGTAAATACTGTCGAGAATATCAGCAAAAGCTGGTGAATAGCATttttgaagatattgatttcagaCTACGAgaagagatcaagatcaatAGCGACCGTATGGTTAATAATTACAAAAAGGGATTCAATGATCAACTAAGGGGCTCAATTTTTGCCTACGATGAAGGTTTTTACAGCGATGACACTGTTCTCGCTGGTGCTTTGTGGAGAAATCTGTTCGAGTCGAAGAAAGATATCGACATGACCCATATTGAACAATTGGTTCACTATGTTAGAACCCAGTTATACGTTTTGGATAGAATGTCAGATTTGGattttgctgctggcagaTTCCAATTCATCGACCCCTCCTTGAGATACCAGCCGTTGACTGAAGGTGAAGACAAAGAGATCAAGAGCATTGTTGAGTCCAATAGAAAAGAATCTACCGACGCTGCCTCAAGATCAACTCTTTCAAAAGAAGGTTGGTAG
- the EMC2 gene encoding Emc2p (Member of conserved ER transmembrane complex; required for efficient folding of proteins in the ER; null mutant displays induction of the unfolded protein response; homologous to worm Y57G7A.10/EMC-2, fly CG17556, human TTC35; GO_component: GO:0072546 - ER membrane protein complex [Evidence IDA] [PMID 19325107]; GO_component: GO:0005783 - endoplasmic reticulum [Evidence IEA,IEA]; GO_component: GO:0005783 - endoplasmic reticulum [Evidence IDA] [PMID 14562095]; GO_function: GO:0003674 - molecular_function [Evidence ND]; GO_process: GO:0034975 - protein folding in endoplasmic reticulum [Evidence IGI] [PMID 19325107]): MSSETKEKLLTSMANASYYNASPRDLESLHAESRQYLSKAQHLIPEEQLLGLLEQHFYLALLTCKDSEAKLVLQRLTDRITEDPSRVAILKAQYIEATDGPEAAQKFLSARPTGDLRAFKRKTVILKQKGDIKTYIKELLRYVEEVAPNDSEAWAELAEAYVSIGQYPQAIHALEEVLISAPQASNIFARLGEVFLIEATTSSPNKVTSDQLTLLIHSAQHFLRSVELSPDYIRGWCGALIASSKILAWPKLAAEESTKYTKISKIAKKQTQRLIKTAKEAAISDEDIAAAKIIIAQYEN; this comes from the coding sequence ATGTCTTCTGAAACAAAGGAAAAGCTGCTTACCTCTATGGCGAATGCCAGTTACTATAATGCGTCTCCACGAGACCTGGAAAGCTTACACGCAGAGTCCAGACAATATCTTTCCAAAGCACAACATCTCATTCCAGAAGAACAATTGCTGGGATTACTTGAGCAGCACTTTTATTTGGCCTTGTTGACCTGTAAAGACTCTGAAGCTAAGCTCGTCTTACAGAGGCTGACAGATCGGATAACCGAAGATCCAAGCCGGGTTGCCATTCTAAAGGCACAATACATTGAGGCTACTGACGGGCCAGAGGCAGCTCAAAAGTTTTTATCGGCACGACCAACTGGTGATTTGAGAGCCTTCAAACGAAAAACCGTTATCTTAAAACAAAAGGGTGATATTAAAACGTATATCAAGGAGCTTCTTCGTTATGTTGAGGAGGTCGCTCCCAACGATTCAGAAGCATGGGCTGAATTAGCCGAGGCATATGTTTCAATTGGCCAGTATCCTCAAGCTATTCATGCTCTCGAGGAGGTGCTCATCAGCGCTCCTCAAGCATCGAACATTTTTGCCAGATTGGGCGAGGTATTTCTCATTGAAGCTACCACTAGCTCGCCTAACAAGGTGACCAGTGATCAACTCACTCTTCTGATCCATTCCGCCCAGCATTTCCTACGCTCGGTTGAACTTTCTCCAGACTACATTCGTGGCTGGTGTGGAGCATTAATAGCCTCGTCTAAAATACTAGCGTGGCCCAAGTTGGCGGCTGAAGAGTCTACAAAATACACCAAAATCAGTAAGATTGCTAAGAAGCAGACTCAGCGACTCATTAAGACTGCCAAAGAAGCTGCTATCTCTGACGAAGATATTGCAGCCGCAAAAATTATCATAGCCCAGTATGAGAATTAA
- the TOP1 gene encoding DNA topoisomerase 1 (Topoisomerase I; nuclear enzyme that relieves torsional strain in DNA by cleaving and re-sealing the phosphodiester backbone; relaxes both positively and negatively supercoiled DNA; functions in replication, transcription, and recombination; role in processing ribonucleoside monophosphates in genomic DNA into irreversible single-strand breaks; GO_component: GO:0005694 - chromosome [Evidence IEA]; GO_component: GO:0005730 - nucleolus [Evidence IEA]; GO_component: GO:0005730 - nucleolus [Evidence IPI] [PMID 10967121]; GO_component: GO:0005654 - nucleoplasm [Evidence IEA]; GO_component: GO:0005634 - nucleus [Evidence IEA]; GO_component: GO:0005634 - nucleus [Evidence IDA] [PMID 6088500]; GO_component: GO:0031298 - replication fork protection complex [Evidence IDA] [PMID 16531994]; GO_function: GO:0005524 - ATP binding [Evidence IEA]; GO_function: GO:0003677 - DNA binding [Evidence IEA,IEA]; GO_function: GO:0003916 - DNA topoisomerase activity [Evidence IEA]; GO_function: GO:0003917 - DNA topoisomerase type I activity [Evidence IEA,IEA]; GO_function: GO:0003917 - DNA topoisomerase type I activity [Evidence IMP] [PMID 2989818]; GO_function: GO:0003917 - DNA topoisomerase type I activity [Evidence IDA] [PMID 6088500]; GO_function: GO:0003918 - DNA topoisomerase type II (ATP-hydrolyzing) activity [Evidence IEA]; GO_function: GO:0031490 - chromatin DNA binding [Evidence IBA]; GO_function: GO:0016853 - isomerase activity [Evidence IEA]; GO_function: GO:0000166 - nucleotide binding [Evidence IEA]; GO_process: GO:0006200 - ATP catabolic process [Evidence IEA]; GO_process: GO:0006271 - DNA strand elongation involved in DNA replication [Evidence IMP] [PMID 2549254]; GO_process: GO:0006265 - DNA topological change [Evidence IEA]; GO_process: GO:0006265 - DNA topological change [Evidence IMP] [PMID 2989818]; GO_process: GO:0006265 - DNA topological change [Evidence IDA] [PMID 6088500]; GO_process: GO:0006333 - chromatin assembly or disassembly [Evidence IMP] [PMID 9199287]; GO_process: GO:0000183 - chromatin silencing at rDNA [Evidence IMP] [PMID 10082585]; GO_process: GO:0007076 - mitotic chromosome condensation [Evidence IGI,IMP] [PMID 8895658]; GO_process: GO:0007097 - nuclear migration [Evidence IGI,IMP] [PMID 8895658]; GO_process: GO:0000019 - regulation of mitotic recombination [Evidence IMP] [PMID 2902925]; GO_process: GO:0006357 - regulation of transcription from RNA polymerase II promoter [Evidence IMP] [PMID 1660829]; GO_process: GO:0006368 - transcription elongation from RNA polymerase II promoter [Evidence IMP] [PMID 2840207]) — MPEPIMMDSDMSDDDIPLVSRVASYVEVSDDDDDDDLVLAKRTTTATKRKAISVKTEVNGSPPTKKRASTTVKKEKTTTASKAKKASTATVNGKAKKEVTSKTNGRVKKETGSTASGKTKKEPGAGSKSATIKKEEEEEGTPAIDDEDQDETFRWWEAQNAEDGSDKWNTLEHNGVMFPPPYEPLPSHVRMKYDGKRVELDPVAEEVAGFFGAMLNTDHAKNPTFTANFFNDFVEIVNSSGGAKVNNKKIELKSFEKCDFTEIFEYYDQQRQLKKAIPSSEKKRLKAEKDRMEEKYKTCLLDGRKQPVGNFRIEPPGLFRGRGAHPKTGKLKARVQPEQVTINIGAEAKVPEPPAGHQWAEVRHDKTVSWLAMWRENINGAFKYVFLAQSSSLKGMSDFKKFEKARELKNHVERIRADYRRELKDEVMLNRQRATAMYLIDVLALRAGGEKGEDEADTVGCCSLRYEHVTLQPPNIVTFDFLGKDSIRYFQEVVVDKQVFKNLKIFKRAPKTIGDDIFDRLDPPLLNKHLQNYMPGLTAKVFRTYNASYTMQKQLDLIENKGSVNEKVVAFNAANREVAILCNHQRTVAKSHEASVGKMEDRILELKYSIIKTKKMMLQLDPSLKKKEKAYFEDIDSISKEDVIKIHQKILEREKDRIEKKFIRENEKLKAEGEEIMPEGELKKRLEAIDIMEKEFAAELKSGKPDIKGNATVEKLKVQVEKLEERITNTQLQLKDKEDNSTVALGTSKMNYIDPRLTVMFSKKFNVPIEKLFTKTLREKFAWAIHSADADWKF; from the exons ATGCCTGAACCAATTATGATGGACTCTGATATGAGCGATGATGATATCCCTTTAGTTTCTAGGG TCGCATCATATGTCGAGGTatctgatgatgacgatgatgacgatttGGTTTTGGCAAAAAGAACTACGACAGCTACTAAAAGAAAGGCCATATCAGTTAAGACCGAAGTTAATGGTAGTCCACCAACGAAGAAACGAGCCAGTACAACTGttaagaaagaaaagacgACTACAGCGTCAAAGGCTAAAAAGGCATCGACCGCAACTGTTAATGGTAAGGCCAAAAAGGAGGTTACTTCTAAAACCAATGGCAGAGTAAAGAAAGAAACTGGATCCACCGCCAGTGGGAAAACTAAGAAAGAACCTGGAGCTGGCTCGAAAAGTGCTACAattaaaaaagaagaagaagaagaaggtaCCCCTGCTatcgacgacgaagatCAGGATGAAACTTTCAGATGGTGGGAGGCTCAAAATGCTGAGGATGGTTCTGACAAATGGAATACTCTCGAGCACAATGGTGTTATGTTCCCTCCCCCATACGAGCCACTTCCCAGTCATGTAAGAATGAAGTACGACGGCAAGCGAGTTGAACTAGATCCAGTTGCAGAAGAAGTTGCTGGATTTTTTGGTGCGATGTTAAATACAGATCATGCTAAGAATCCAACCTTTACTGCAAACTTCTTCAACGATTTTGTAGAAATCGTAAACTCATCCGGAGGAGCCAAGGTCAACAATAAgaaaattgaattgaaaTCTTTTGAGAAATGCGATTTCACCGAAATATTCGAATACTATGACCAACAGAGACAGCTTAAAAAGGCAATCCCATCCTCGGAGAAAAAGCGATTGAAAGCTGAGAAAGACCGTATGGAGGAAAAGTATAAGACCTGTTTGTTAGATGGAAGAAAGCAGCCGGTAGGTAATTTCAGAATCGAACCTCCTGGTTTGTTCCGTGGTCGAGGTGCTCACCCTAAAACTGGAAAGCTTAAGGCTAGAGTACAGCCTGAGCAAGTGACAATTAATATTGGTGCTGAAGCCAAGGTCCCAGAACCACCTGCTGGCCATCAGTGGGCTGAGGTACGCCATGACAAGACTGTATCGTGGCTTGCAATGTGGAGGGAGAATATCAATGGTGCATTTAAATATGTGTTCCTTGCTCAGAGCTCTTCACTAAAAGGTATGAGtgatttcaagaaattTGAAAAGGCTCGTGAACTAAAAAACCATGTCGAACGCATTCGAGCTGACTATCGTAGAGAGTTGAAGGATGAGGTAATGCTGAATCGCCAGCGAGCTACCGCAATGTACTTGATTGATGTTCTGGCATTAAGAGCTGGTGGAGAAAAAGGCGAGGACGAAGCCGATACTGTTGGTTGCTGTTCGCTAAGATATGAACATGTTACTTTGCAACCACCTAATATCGTGACATTTGACTTCCTGGGTAAAGATTCGATTagatattttcaagaagtGGTTGTTGATAAGCAGgttttcaaaaatttgaAGATTTTTAAGCGGGCGCCCAAGACTATTGGCGACGATATTTTCGACCGTTTAGACCCTCCTTTACTGAACAAGCACTTGCAAAACTATATGCCAGGATTAACAGCAAAAGTGTTTCGTACTTATAATGCTTCTTACACTATGCAAAAGCAACTTGACTTGATTGAGAATAAAGGCAGTGTTAATGAAAAAGTTGTAGCATTTAATGCTGCTAATCGGGAGGTTGCAATTCTCTGTAACCATCAGCGGACAGTTGCTAAATCACATGAAGCCTCGGTGGGCAAGATGGAGGACCGAATTTTGGAACTTAAGTACAGCATTATTAAGACTAAGAAAATGATGCTACAGCTTGACCCTagtttgaagaaaaaagaaaaggctTACTTTGAGGATATTGATTCGATAAGTAAAGAAGATGTGATTAAAATTCATCAAAAAATCCTCGAGCGGGAGAAGGATCGCATAGAAAAGAAGTTTATTAGAGAGAATGAGAAGTTAAAGGCAGAAGGCGAGGAGATTATGCCCGAGGGtgagctgaagaagagactAGAGGCTATTGATATCATGGAGAAAGAGTTTGCTGCCGAACTGAAATCGGGTAAACCTGATATCAAGGGAAATGCCACGGTGGAGAAGTTGAAGGTCCAGGTGGAGAAGCTGGAGGAGCGTATTACAAATACTCAGCTTCAGTTAAAAGATAAGGAGGATAATTCCACGGTAGCTTTGGGAACTAGTAAGATGAACTATATCGACCCAAGACTTACTGTAATGTTCTCGAAGAAGTTTAATGTTCCCATTGAAAAGCTCTTTACGAAGACTTTACGTGAGAAGTTTGCCTGGGCGATCCATTCTGCTGATGCAGACTGGAAGTTTTGA